In a genomic window of Streptomyces roseoviridis:
- a CDS encoding AAA family ATPase: MTIQRTGAYAASPGIPVQRAAARARARDRVRSRRRARILRDLRERGGRSPRVLTFAAGDVVVVSGLPGAGKSTLMDRAAAGRAIDSQHTRERWEARLPGFLPYALWRPLARLAHYAGLRRALRSGAGVIVHDCGTQSWVRGWLAREARRRGAALHLVLLDVDPDTARAGQRSRGRGVSGYAFARHRRAVGRLVRTAESGALPPGCASVTLLDRDAADALRRIGFRDVA, encoded by the coding sequence ATGACCATCCAGCGCACCGGCGCCTACGCGGCGAGTCCCGGCATACCCGTCCAGCGGGCGGCCGCCCGCGCCCGCGCCCGCGACCGGGTCAGAAGCCGGCGCCGCGCCCGGATCCTGCGCGACCTGCGCGAGCGCGGCGGCCGCAGCCCCCGCGTGCTGACCTTCGCCGCCGGCGACGTCGTCGTGGTCTCCGGACTGCCCGGCGCCGGGAAGTCCACCCTCATGGACCGCGCCGCCGCCGGCCGCGCCATCGACTCGCAGCACACCCGCGAGCGCTGGGAGGCCCGGCTGCCCGGCTTCCTGCCGTACGCCCTGTGGCGCCCCCTGGCCCGCCTCGCCCACTACGCGGGCCTGCGCCGCGCCCTGCGCTCGGGCGCCGGGGTGATCGTCCACGACTGCGGCACCCAGTCCTGGGTGCGCGGCTGGCTCGCCCGGGAGGCCCGCAGGCGCGGCGCCGCCCTGCACCTGGTCCTGCTCGACGTCGACCCCGACACCGCCCGCGCCGGCCAGCGCTCCCGCGGCCGCGGCGTCTCCGGCTACGCCTTCGCCCGGCACCGCCGCGCCGTCGGCCGCCTGGTGCGCACCGCCGAGAGCGGCGCCCTGCCGCCCGGCTGCGCCTCGGTCACCCTGCTCGACCGGGACGCCGCCGACGCCCTGCGCCGGATCGGATTCCGCGACGTGGCGTGA
- a CDS encoding ABC transporter substrate-binding protein, which produces MRIFKSRAARALTAALTVGLIATGCASERGKDGDKGGAKDTFVFGAPGDPASLDPSLAADGETFRVTRQAFEALLEHESGGSKLVGGLAETWSSNPQGTVWTFNLRKGVKFHDGEAFNAAAVCANYDHWFNWKGTYQSSAISTYWQDIMGGFAKNEDKEAPPPNYKSCTAKDENTAVIEVLKPSANLPGGFSLQALAIHSPKAIKEYEKQAASAKGDAITYPKYSQEAGTVAGTGPYKIAKWNKGNKEVSLTRFDDYWGEKAKVKNLVIRTIDTEDARRQALQAGDIDGYDLVAPADIKTLEAAGFKVPTRDVFNLLYLGMTQTKNPALQKPAVRQAIAHAVDRENIVKTQLPEGGKVATQFMPDTVAGYSENVKKYPFDTAKAKQLLASAGASNLSVEMCYPTEVTRPYMPAPQDIFELIKADLEKAGIKVTPKPLKWNPDYLDAVEAGSCALHMLGWTGDFNDGYNFIGTWFAEPDKQWGFKDDKVFTAVKAGSLQGDPTKRTDLYKAANEAIMEYLPGLPLTSSPPAIAFGKNVNPPKVSPLTQENFAEASFK; this is translated from the coding sequence ATGCGAATATTCAAGTCCCGGGCGGCCCGGGCTTTGACGGCGGCCCTCACGGTCGGCCTCATCGCCACCGGCTGCGCGAGCGAGCGGGGCAAGGACGGGGACAAGGGCGGGGCGAAGGACACCTTCGTCTTCGGCGCCCCCGGCGACCCGGCCTCCCTCGACCCGTCCCTCGCGGCCGACGGCGAGACCTTCCGGGTCACCCGTCAGGCCTTCGAAGCACTGCTCGAGCACGAGTCGGGAGGCAGCAAGCTCGTCGGCGGTCTCGCCGAGACCTGGTCGAGCAACCCCCAGGGCACGGTCTGGACGTTCAACCTGCGCAAGGGCGTGAAGTTCCACGACGGCGAGGCGTTCAACGCCGCCGCGGTCTGCGCGAACTACGACCACTGGTTCAACTGGAAGGGCACCTACCAGTCCAGCGCGATCTCCACCTACTGGCAGGACATCATGGGTGGCTTCGCGAAGAACGAGGACAAGGAAGCCCCGCCGCCGAACTACAAGTCCTGCACGGCCAAGGACGAGAACACGGCGGTCATCGAGGTCCTCAAGCCCTCCGCCAACCTGCCCGGCGGCTTCTCCCTCCAGGCCCTCGCGATCCACTCGCCGAAGGCGATCAAGGAGTACGAGAAGCAGGCGGCGTCCGCCAAGGGCGACGCCATCACGTACCCCAAGTACAGCCAGGAGGCCGGCACGGTCGCCGGCACCGGCCCGTACAAGATCGCGAAGTGGAACAAGGGCAACAAGGAAGTCTCCCTCACCCGCTTCGACGACTACTGGGGCGAGAAGGCCAAGGTGAAGAACCTGGTCATCCGCACCATCGACACCGAGGACGCCCGCCGTCAGGCGCTGCAGGCCGGTGACATCGACGGCTACGACCTGGTCGCGCCCGCCGACATCAAGACCCTCGAGGCCGCCGGCTTCAAGGTCCCGACCCGTGACGTCTTCAACCTGCTCTACCTCGGTATGACGCAGACGAAGAACCCGGCGCTGCAGAAGCCGGCCGTCCGCCAGGCCATCGCGCACGCCGTCGACCGCGAGAACATCGTCAAGACCCAGCTGCCCGAGGGCGGCAAGGTCGCGACCCAGTTCATGCCCGACACGGTCGCCGGCTACTCCGAGAACGTGAAGAAGTACCCCTTCGACACGGCCAAGGCCAAGCAGCTCCTCGCCTCCGCCGGTGCGAGCAACCTCTCCGTCGAGATGTGCTACCCGACCGAGGTCACCCGCCCGTACATGCCGGCGCCGCAGGACATCTTCGAGCTGATCAAGGCCGACCTGGAGAAGGCCGGCATCAAGGTCACCCCGAAGCCGCTGAAGTGGAACCCGGACTACCTGGACGCGGTCGAGGCCGGCTCCTGCGCCCTGCACATGCTCGGCTGGACCGGTGACTTCAACGACGGCTACAACTTCATCGGCACCTGGTTCGCCGAGCCCGACAAGCAGTGGGGCTTCAAGGACGACAAGGTCTTCACCGCGGTGAAGGCGGGCTCGCTCCAGGGCGACCCGACCAAGCGCACCGACCTGTACAAGGCCGCCAACGAGGCGATCATGGAGTACCTGCCGGGTCTCCCGCTGACCTCCTCGCCGCCCGCCATCGCGTTCGGCAAGAACGTCAACCCGCCGAAGGTCTCCCCGCTGACGCAGGAGAACTTCGCCGAGGCCTCCTTCAAGTAG
- the glyA gene encoding serine hydroxymethyltransferase, producing MSLLNTPLHELDPDVAAAVDAELRRQQSTLEMIASENFAPVAVMEAQGSVLTNKYAEGYPGRRYYGGCEHVDVAEQIAIDRIKDLFGAEYANVQPHSGASANQAALFAIAQPGDTILGLDLAHGGHLTHGMRLNFSGKQFNVVAYHVDEAGLVDMAEVERLAKEHRPKVIIAGWSAYPRQLDFAEFRRIADEVEAYLWVDMAHFAGLVAAGLHPNPVEYADVVTSTTHKTLGGPRGGIILAKKEFAKKLNSSVFPGFQGGPLEHVIAAKAVSFKVAASEEFKERQQRTLDGARIIAERLVQDDVREHGVSVLSGGTDVHLLLVDLRDSELDGQQAEDRLHEVGITVNRNAVPNDPRPPMVTSGLRIGTPALATRGFQAEDFREVADIIAETLKPGFDAEALKARVTALAEKHPLYPGLK from the coding sequence ATGTCGCTTCTGAACACCCCTCTCCACGAGCTGGACCCGGACGTCGCCGCCGCCGTCGACGCCGAGCTCCGCCGCCAGCAGTCCACCCTCGAGATGATCGCCTCGGAGAACTTCGCTCCGGTCGCGGTCATGGAGGCCCAGGGCTCGGTCCTCACCAACAAGTACGCCGAGGGCTACCCGGGCCGCCGCTACTACGGCGGCTGCGAGCACGTCGACGTGGCCGAGCAGATCGCGATCGACCGGATCAAGGACCTGTTCGGCGCCGAGTACGCCAACGTGCAGCCCCACTCCGGCGCCTCCGCCAACCAGGCCGCCCTCTTCGCGATCGCCCAGCCGGGCGACACGATCCTCGGCCTGGACCTGGCCCACGGCGGCCACCTCACCCACGGCATGCGCCTGAACTTCTCCGGCAAGCAGTTCAACGTGGTCGCCTACCACGTGGACGAGGCCGGCCTGGTCGACATGGCCGAGGTCGAGCGCCTCGCCAAGGAGCACCGCCCCAAGGTGATCATCGCGGGCTGGTCCGCCTACCCGCGCCAGCTGGACTTCGCGGAGTTCCGCCGGATCGCCGACGAGGTCGAGGCGTACCTGTGGGTCGACATGGCTCACTTCGCCGGCCTGGTCGCCGCCGGTCTGCACCCGAACCCGGTCGAGTACGCGGACGTGGTGACCTCCACCACGCACAAGACGCTCGGCGGCCCGCGCGGCGGCATCATCCTGGCGAAGAAGGAGTTCGCGAAGAAGCTGAACTCCTCGGTCTTCCCCGGCTTCCAGGGCGGCCCGCTGGAGCACGTGATCGCGGCCAAGGCCGTCTCCTTCAAGGTCGCGGCCTCGGAGGAGTTCAAGGAGCGCCAGCAGCGCACCCTCGACGGCGCCCGGATCATCGCCGAGCGCCTGGTCCAGGACGACGTCCGCGAGCACGGCGTGTCCGTGCTGTCCGGCGGCACCGACGTGCACCTGCTCCTGGTCGACCTGCGCGACAGCGAGCTGGACGGCCAGCAGGCCGAGGACCGTCTGCACGAGGTCGGCATCACGGTCAACCGGAACGCCGTTCCGAACGACCCGCGCCCGCCGATGGTCACCTCCGGCCTGCGCATCGGCACGCCGGCCCTCGCCACCCGCGGCTTCCAGGCCGAGGACTTCCGCGAGGTCGCCGACATCATCGCCGAGACCCTCAAGCCCGGCTTCGACGCCGAGGCCCTGAAGGCCCGGGTGACCGCTCTGGCGGAGAAGCACCCGCTGTACCCCGGCCTGAAGTAA
- a CDS encoding enhanced serine sensitivity protein SseB, with protein MDVTWPGNELEEVLAASLGNPAAGGRLVEVLGRSAVWVPLPNGGGPDSPDLDLPTMEIDGSAYVPVFSSHEQFLACVGEHMSFTVAPARDFARGLPPQLGIAVNPGGTVGVPLPPAAVAELCRVGRTPHGGASRDGGYGAGPASGGRVRLFEPDWQDDPVDFLAAASAEFEALGTVATARRALASVEGTEPALFVGVQLTHPDADPATPLDALGRALGRIEVAWPVNLILLDVAQDPVADWMLEKVRPFFQRAAV; from the coding sequence GTGGACGTGACGTGGCCGGGCAATGAGCTCGAGGAAGTGCTGGCCGCCTCGCTGGGCAACCCCGCCGCCGGCGGCAGGCTGGTCGAGGTCCTCGGCCGCAGCGCCGTCTGGGTGCCGCTGCCCAACGGCGGCGGACCCGACAGCCCCGACCTCGACCTGCCCACCATGGAGATCGACGGCTCCGCCTACGTGCCCGTCTTCAGCTCCCACGAGCAGTTCCTCGCCTGCGTCGGCGAGCACATGTCCTTCACCGTCGCCCCCGCCCGCGACTTCGCCCGCGGCCTGCCCCCGCAGCTCGGCATCGCCGTGAACCCCGGCGGCACCGTCGGCGTCCCGCTGCCCCCGGCCGCCGTCGCCGAGCTCTGCCGCGTCGGCCGCACCCCCCATGGGGGCGCCTCCCGTGACGGAGGCTACGGGGCAGGGCCCGCCTCCGGCGGCCGCGTCCGCCTCTTCGAACCCGACTGGCAGGACGACCCGGTCGACTTCCTCGCCGCCGCCTCCGCCGAGTTCGAGGCCCTCGGCACCGTCGCCACGGCCCGCCGCGCCCTCGCCAGCGTCGAGGGCACCGAACCCGCCCTCTTCGTCGGCGTCCAGCTGACCCACCCCGACGCCGACCCCGCCACCCCGCTGGACGCCCTCGGCCGCGCCCTCGGCCGGATCGAGGTCGCCTGGCCGGTCAACCTCATCCTGCTCGACGTGGCCCAGGACCCGGTCGCCGACTGGATGCTGGAGAAGGTACGGCCCTTCTTCCAGCGCGCCGCCGTGTGA
- the gcvH gene encoding glycine cleavage system protein GcvH, translating into MSNPQQLRYSKEHEWLSAVEDGVATIGITEHAANALGDVVFVQLPEVGETVTAGESCGELESTKSVSDLYAPVTGEVVAANQDVVDDPSLVNSAPFEGGWLFKVRIEAEPEDLLSADEYTAFTAG; encoded by the coding sequence ATGAGCAACCCCCAGCAGCTTCGTTACAGCAAGGAGCACGAGTGGCTGTCGGCCGTCGAGGACGGCGTCGCCACGATCGGCATCACCGAGCACGCGGCGAACGCGCTCGGCGACGTCGTCTTCGTGCAGCTTCCCGAGGTCGGTGAGACCGTCACCGCGGGCGAGTCCTGTGGCGAGCTGGAGTCCACGAAGTCCGTCAGCGACCTGTACGCCCCGGTGACCGGTGAGGTCGTCGCGGCCAACCAGGACGTCGTCGACGACCCCTCGCTGGTGAACTCCGCCCCGTTCGAGGGCGGCTGGCTGTTCAAGGTGCGCATCGAGGCCGAGCCGGAGGACCTGCTCTCCGCCGACGAGTACACCGCCTTCACCGCCGGCTAA
- a CDS encoding ABC transporter permease, with the protein MLRLVVRRLLQLIPTLLGLSVLLFVWLNRLPGGPASAILGERATEADVARINRALGLDQPLYVQYGRFLKRLFELDLGTSVQTGQPVWDEFLLRFPATVELSLAAMFIAVVVGIPLGYLAARKRGGWLDVASVSGSLVGICIPVFFLAQLLKGALGGVFGTYGRQSTGLDATSVTGFAVLDGVLTGEFDAAWDALMHLVLPGIALATIPLAVIVRMTRASVLEVLGEDYIRTAESKGLERRVVRGRHILRNAMLPVVTAVGLLTGSLLSGAVLTESVFSFGGIGSFIRTAIDARDYPVLVGFIMFIAMVYVLINLLVDLAYSVIDPRVRVH; encoded by the coding sequence GTGTTGCGACTCGTCGTACGACGACTTCTCCAGCTGATACCCACCCTGCTCGGCCTGTCGGTTCTGCTCTTCGTCTGGCTGAACCGACTGCCCGGCGGACCCGCCTCAGCGATCCTGGGCGAGCGGGCGACCGAAGCCGACGTGGCGCGCATCAACCGGGCGCTGGGACTCGACCAGCCGCTCTACGTCCAGTACGGACGCTTCCTCAAGCGGCTCTTCGAACTCGACCTCGGCACCTCCGTGCAGACCGGACAGCCGGTCTGGGACGAGTTCCTGCTGCGCTTCCCCGCCACGGTGGAACTCAGCCTCGCCGCCATGTTCATCGCCGTCGTCGTCGGCATCCCGCTCGGCTACCTCGCCGCCCGCAAGCGCGGCGGCTGGCTCGACGTGGCCTCCGTCTCCGGCTCGCTCGTCGGCATCTGCATCCCGGTCTTCTTCCTGGCCCAGCTGCTCAAGGGCGCCCTCGGCGGCGTCTTCGGCACCTACGGCCGCCAGTCCACCGGACTCGACGCCACCAGCGTGACCGGCTTCGCCGTCCTCGACGGCGTGCTCACCGGTGAGTTCGACGCCGCCTGGGACGCCCTCATGCACCTCGTGCTGCCCGGCATCGCGCTGGCCACCATCCCGCTCGCGGTCATCGTGCGCATGACCCGCGCCAGCGTCCTGGAGGTCCTCGGCGAGGACTACATCCGCACCGCCGAGTCCAAGGGCCTGGAGCGCCGGGTCGTCCGCGGCCGGCACATCCTGCGCAACGCGATGCTGCCCGTGGTCACCGCCGTCGGCCTGCTCACCGGAAGCCTGCTGTCCGGCGCCGTGCTCACCGAGTCCGTCTTCTCCTTCGGCGGCATCGGCTCCTTCATCCGTACCGCCATCGACGCCCGCGACTACCCCGTGCTCGTCGGCTTCATCATGTTCATCGCGATGGTGTACGTCCTGATCAACCTGCTGGTGGATCTCGCGTACAGCGTCATCGATCCGAGGGTGCGGGTGCACTGA
- a CDS encoding L-serine ammonia-lyase, which yields MAISVFDLFSIGIGPSSSHTVGPMRAARMFARRLKNEGLLAHTAAIRAELYGSLGATGHGHGTPKAVLLGLEGHSPRTVDVESADDEFERIKSSGRINLLGAHEIPFSFDDDLILHRRKALPYHANGMTVFAYDAEGALVLEKTYYSVGGGFVVDEDAVAGENPIIPDDTVLTYPFRTGDELLRLTKETGLSISSLMLENEKAWRTEAEIREGLLEIWRVMQACVSRGMSREGILPGGLKVRRRAATSARKLRSEGDALAHSMEWITLYAMAVNEENAAGGRVVTAPTNGAAGIIPAVLHYYMNFVPGADEDGVVRFLLAAGAIGMLFKENASISGAEVGCQGEVGSACSMAAGALAEVLGGSPEQVENAAEIGMEHNLGLTCDPVGGLVQIPCIERNGMAAVKAVTAAKMAMRGDGNHLVSLDKVIKTMKETGADMSVKYKETARGGLAVNIIEC from the coding sequence GTGGCCATCTCGGTCTTCGACCTGTTCTCGATCGGCATCGGTCCGTCGAGCTCCCACACGGTGGGCCCGATGCGTGCGGCCCGCATGTTCGCCCGCCGCCTGAAGAACGAGGGCCTGCTGGCCCACACCGCCGCCATACGGGCCGAGCTGTACGGCTCGCTCGGCGCCACCGGCCACGGCCACGGCACCCCGAAGGCGGTCCTGCTCGGCCTGGAGGGCCACTCGCCGCGCACGGTGGACGTGGAATCCGCCGACGACGAGTTCGAGCGGATCAAGTCGAGCGGCCGGATCAACCTGCTCGGCGCGCACGAGATCCCGTTCTCGTTCGACGACGACCTGATCCTGCACCGCCGCAAGGCGCTGCCGTACCACGCCAACGGCATGACGGTCTTCGCGTACGACGCCGAGGGCGCCCTGGTCCTGGAGAAGACCTACTACTCGGTCGGCGGCGGCTTCGTCGTCGACGAGGACGCGGTCGCCGGCGAGAACCCGATCATCCCGGACGACACCGTCCTGACGTACCCGTTCCGCACCGGTGACGAGCTGCTCCGCCTCACCAAGGAGACCGGCCTGTCGATCTCCTCGCTGATGCTGGAGAACGAGAAGGCCTGGCGCACCGAGGCGGAGATCCGCGAGGGCCTGCTGGAGATCTGGCGGGTCATGCAGGCCTGCGTCTCGCGCGGCATGTCCCGCGAGGGCATCCTGCCCGGCGGCCTGAAGGTCCGCCGCCGCGCCGCGACCTCGGCCCGCAAGCTGCGCTCCGAGGGCGACGCCCTGGCGCACTCCATGGAGTGGATCACCCTCTACGCGATGGCCGTGAACGAGGAGAACGCGGCGGGCGGCCGGGTCGTCACCGCCCCGACCAACGGCGCCGCCGGCATCATCCCCGCCGTCCTGCACTACTACATGAACTTCGTGCCCGGCGCCGACGAGGACGGCGTGGTCCGCTTCCTCCTCGCGGCCGGCGCCATCGGCATGCTCTTCAAGGAGAACGCCTCCATCTCCGGCGCCGAGGTCGGCTGCCAGGGAGAGGTCGGCTCCGCCTGCTCCATGGCGGCCGGCGCCCTCGCCGAGGTCCTGGGCGGCTCCCCCGAGCAGGTGGAGAACGCGGCCGAGATCGGCATGGAGCACAACCTGGGCCTGACCTGCGACCCGGTCGGCGGCCTGGTCCAGATCCCGTGCATCGAGCGCAACGGCATGGCCGCGGTCAAGGCCGTGACGGCGGCGAAGATGGCGATGCGCGGCGACGGCAACCACCTGGTCTCCCTGGACAAGGTCATCAAGACCATGAAGGAGACCGGCGCGGACATGAGCGTGAAGTACAAGGAGACCGCCCGCGGCGGCCTCGCCGTGAACATCATCGAGTGCTGA
- a CDS encoding enhanced serine sensitivity protein SseB C-terminal domain-containing protein, with the protein MSASGTAATGQVEHMLRQVAPGRHDAYEQLLHALAGSEVWMLLWQGAPGSPDAQYGNMEVDGYGYAPCVTSAQELAASGWNRAHELVPGLEIARALYPDRWGIWLNPHAPGGGVGIPWADLRRIATGLDRMPAGPLRLSEPALEIPQFYALLTQNAHRTSAVRSLRRAWVQPALGSPYLAIGLDLYDSAPASVEAVRAMMHQTVAAVPDGLPVCTVTMSDTYDPVAMWLAAHARPFYDREAHAAPQAAPSHQPGYGYPPAQHR; encoded by the coding sequence GTGAGCGCGTCAGGCACCGCTGCGACCGGACAGGTCGAGCACATGCTGCGCCAGGTGGCACCCGGACGCCACGACGCCTACGAGCAGCTGCTGCACGCCCTCGCCGGCTCCGAGGTCTGGATGCTGCTCTGGCAGGGCGCCCCCGGATCCCCCGACGCCCAGTACGGGAACATGGAGGTCGACGGCTACGGCTACGCCCCCTGCGTCACCTCCGCCCAGGAGCTCGCCGCCTCCGGCTGGAACCGCGCCCACGAGCTCGTCCCGGGCCTGGAGATCGCCCGCGCCCTCTACCCCGACCGCTGGGGCATCTGGCTGAACCCGCACGCCCCCGGCGGCGGCGTCGGCATCCCCTGGGCCGACCTGCGCCGCATCGCCACCGGCCTGGACCGCATGCCGGCGGGACCCCTGCGGCTGTCCGAGCCCGCCCTGGAGATCCCGCAGTTCTACGCCCTGCTCACCCAGAACGCGCACCGCACCTCCGCCGTGCGCTCGCTGCGCCGCGCCTGGGTGCAGCCCGCGCTCGGCTCCCCGTACCTCGCCATCGGCCTCGACCTGTACGACTCCGCCCCCGCCTCCGTCGAGGCGGTCCGCGCGATGATGCACCAGACCGTCGCCGCCGTCCCCGACGGCCTGCCCGTCTGCACGGTGACCATGTCCGACACGTACGACCCGGTCGCGATGTGGCTGGCCGCCCACGCCCGCCCGTTCTACGACCGCGAGGCGCACGCCGCCCCGCAGGCCGCCCCGTCTCACCAGCCGGGATACGGCTACCCGCCCGCGCAGCACCGCTGA
- the gcvT gene encoding glycine cleavage system aminomethyltransferase GcvT: MSTAPRLTALDALHRSLGATMTDFAGWDMPLRYGSERDEHNAVRTRAGLFDLSHMGEITVTGPQAVDLLDYALVGNISTVGNGRARYTMICQEDGGILDDLIVYRLGETEYMVVANASNAQVVLDALTERSRGFDAEVRDDRDAYALIAVQGPESPGILKSLTDADLDGLKYYAGLPGTVAGVPALIARTGYTGEDGFELFLKPEHAEGVWRALTEAGAGVGLIPCGLSCRDTLRLEAGMPLYGHELTTALTPFDAGLGRVVKFEKTTNEGRFVGREALEKAAERAETAPPRKLVGLVAEGRRVPRAGMSVVANGEVIGEITSGAPSPTLGKPIAMAYVDAAFAAPGTEGVGVDIRGTHEPYEVVALPFYKRQK, encoded by the coding sequence ATGAGCACTGCCCCCCGCCTGACTGCCCTCGATGCGCTGCATCGCTCACTGGGCGCGACCATGACCGACTTCGCCGGCTGGGACATGCCGCTGCGCTACGGCAGCGAGCGCGACGAGCACAACGCCGTACGGACCCGCGCGGGCCTCTTCGACCTCTCCCACATGGGTGAGATCACCGTCACCGGCCCGCAGGCCGTGGACCTCCTGGACTACGCCCTGGTCGGCAACATCTCCACCGTCGGCAACGGCCGCGCCCGCTACACGATGATCTGCCAGGAGGACGGCGGCATCCTCGACGACCTGATCGTCTACCGCCTCGGCGAGACGGAGTACATGGTCGTCGCCAACGCCTCCAACGCCCAGGTGGTCCTCGACGCCCTCACCGAGCGCTCGCGGGGCTTCGACGCCGAGGTCCGCGACGACCGCGACGCGTACGCCCTGATCGCCGTCCAGGGCCCGGAGTCCCCCGGCATCCTGAAGTCCCTCACCGACGCCGACCTGGACGGTCTGAAGTACTACGCGGGCCTGCCGGGCACCGTCGCGGGCGTACCGGCGCTGATCGCCCGCACCGGCTACACCGGCGAGGACGGCTTCGAGCTGTTCCTGAAGCCGGAACACGCCGAGGGCGTGTGGCGGGCGCTGACCGAGGCGGGCGCCGGCGTCGGCCTGATCCCGTGCGGCCTGTCCTGCCGTGACACGCTCCGCCTGGAGGCGGGCATGCCGCTGTACGGTCACGAGCTGACCACCGCGCTCACCCCGTTCGACGCGGGCCTGGGCCGGGTGGTGAAGTTCGAGAAGACCACCAACGAGGGCCGCTTCGTCGGCCGCGAGGCGCTCGAGAAGGCCGCCGAGCGCGCCGAGACCGCTCCGCCGCGCAAGCTGGTCGGCCTGGTCGCCGAGGGCCGCCGGGTCCCGCGCGCCGGCATGTCGGTGGTCGCGAACGGCGAGGTCATCGGCGAGATCACCTCCGGCGCGCCGTCCCCGACCCTGGGCAAGCCGATCGCCATGGCCTACGTGGACGCCGCCTTCGCCGCGCCCGGCACCGAGGGCGTCGGCGTCGACATCCGGGGCACGCACGAGCCGTACGAGGTCGTGGCGCTGCCGTTCTACAAGCGTCAGAAGTGA
- a CDS encoding NaeI family type II restriction endonuclease, translated as MSARLKGKDGRPPGLPSGANDAEDLLVLFLRSLRDAAGLSVARIHLLLPDMVGNNPKPAPSTLHRVLRGAGLRNHQGLVAALVEICVADPVEAAKAQRRARALLKRAWEQPARAESGQGQGNDKDCTAHLAKLVHVHEQLLETQAALGRALQAKEQAEAKLDAHSSSRQKEIAELRRGLLAVTGERDAALRTVQEAMQQITALERKLAAAGTSPTPGRKVGQGRGTESTPGVTHSMDEVAVVRDELRGLDPSGRRMTAVLERATEKLFDGELTGRFRWEELTKSEKAMAGQLVGNLMRHHFRFDTCGPLDFRIAGVDVDLKVTSGSTWTIPREAQGRVCMLVHLDHRRGLWSLGVVRAAEELLLSGANKDGKRNLSRAGREAIEWVHKDSRLPVNVLNRLPAADLQTVLAQTTGQGRVNELFRVAQRQSVTLPALATVARQRDAAKRAREARRILATEGILVLNHSNSDPEIASALGLPVPEKGTWVSVRLAPATEEERGSGRSVVLFGTWWRVAKPDDEVSPLPGH; from the coding sequence ATGTCGGCTCGCCTGAAGGGGAAGGATGGGCGACCGCCTGGTCTTCCCAGCGGAGCGAACGACGCAGAGGACCTGCTCGTCCTGTTCCTGCGCAGTCTTCGGGATGCCGCCGGCCTTTCGGTGGCGCGGATACACCTTCTGCTGCCCGACATGGTGGGCAACAATCCGAAGCCGGCTCCGTCGACACTGCACAGAGTGCTGAGAGGGGCGGGCCTCAGGAACCACCAAGGCTTGGTCGCGGCCCTCGTCGAGATCTGTGTCGCGGACCCGGTTGAGGCGGCGAAGGCCCAGAGAAGGGCGCGTGCGCTGCTGAAGAGGGCGTGGGAGCAGCCAGCCCGGGCCGAGTCAGGCCAAGGCCAGGGCAACGACAAGGACTGCACTGCCCACCTGGCGAAACTCGTTCATGTGCACGAACAGCTGCTGGAGACCCAGGCCGCTCTCGGCCGCGCCCTCCAGGCCAAGGAACAGGCGGAGGCGAAACTCGACGCCCACTCGAGCTCCCGCCAAAAGGAGATCGCCGAACTACGGCGAGGTCTGCTGGCCGTCACGGGTGAGCGGGACGCGGCGTTGAGGACTGTCCAGGAAGCGATGCAACAGATCACCGCCTTGGAGCGGAAGCTCGCCGCAGCCGGTACGTCCCCGACTCCTGGCAGGAAGGTTGGGCAAGGGCGGGGAACGGAATCGACCCCCGGCGTCACACACAGTATGGACGAGGTGGCGGTGGTGAGGGATGAGCTGCGGGGTCTCGATCCCTCTGGACGTCGCATGACGGCCGTGCTGGAGCGCGCCACCGAAAAACTGTTCGACGGGGAGCTCACTGGACGGTTCCGTTGGGAGGAGCTCACCAAGTCGGAGAAGGCGATGGCTGGGCAACTCGTCGGGAACCTGATGCGACACCACTTCCGGTTCGACACCTGCGGACCGCTCGACTTCAGGATCGCCGGGGTTGATGTGGATCTCAAGGTGACGTCTGGTTCGACCTGGACCATCCCGAGGGAGGCCCAGGGCCGTGTGTGCATGCTGGTCCACCTCGACCACCGCAGGGGGTTGTGGAGCCTCGGAGTGGTGAGGGCGGCCGAGGAGCTGCTGCTCTCCGGCGCCAACAAGGACGGCAAGCGGAATCTGAGCCGAGCGGGGCGTGAAGCGATCGAGTGGGTCCACAAGGACAGTCGTCTGCCGGTGAACGTCCTCAACCGACTTCCTGCTGCCGATCTGCAGACGGTGCTTGCCCAGACAACCGGCCAGGGGCGCGTGAACGAACTGTTCCGTGTGGCGCAGCGCCAGTCGGTGACCCTTCCGGCCCTCGCCACGGTCGCCCGGCAGCGGGATGCGGCGAAGAGAGCGCGGGAGGCCCGGAGGATCCTGGCCACCGAGGGCATCCTCGTCCTGAACCACAGCAACTCCGATCCTGAGATCGCCAGCGCCTTGGGGCTACCAGTCCCGGAGAAAGGGACGTGGGTCAGCGTTCGTCTGGCACCGGCCACCGAGGAGGAACGTGGCTCAGGTCGGTCGGTCGTCCTGTTCGGTACGTGGTGGAGAGTGGCGAAGCCGGACGACGAGGTGAGCCCCCTTCCCGGCCACTGA